In the Mytilus trossulus isolate FHL-02 chromosome 1, PNRI_Mtr1.1.1.hap1, whole genome shotgun sequence genome, one interval contains:
- the LOC134726852 gene encoding sterol carrier protein 2-like: MDKRKRTFVVGVGTTKFERPLKKNWDYHDMGREAGKAALEDAKIPYSKVQAVVASYCYGEPTCGQRAAYELGLSGVPVFNVNNNCSSGSSALMLARRLVQSGIEDCVMALGFEKMERGLSERYPEKESPVKRHMDHMVTIGADPGLIQPRMNAMTSDVVKLYAYAAREYLEKYPEANIDDMVNISYKNHKQSVHNPKASISKEISRSDIKDKMMLCHPITFWMSAPVADGGACVIVCSEEFVIRHALQRKAVEIISQHLVTDLPSSFEKSYIDLSGYQMAKEAARRCFKESGLTPDNVNVVEVHDCFSCNEMLMYEALGLAKEGTGYQLIRNSEWRKNKEGGEMCYLNNKWVVNPSGGLESKGHPIGATGLAQCAELVWQLRGQAGKRQVEDAKIGLQHNFGIGGAAVVTLYKKYGIQQAKL, translated from the exons GTAAAGCAGCATTAGAAGATGCCAAGATTCCATATTCTAAGGTTCAAGCAGTTGTGGCAAGTTATTGTTATGGGGAACCAACATGTGGACAGAGAGCTGCCTATGAACTTGGATTGAGTGGAGTACCAGTGTTCAATGTAAATAACAATTGCTCCTCAGGTTCCAGTGCCCTTATGTTGGCAAGGAGACTGGTTCAAAGTGGTATTGAGGACTGTGTCATGGCTTTAG gCTTTGAAAAAATGGAGAGAGGACTTTCAGAAAGATATCCAGAGAAGGAATCCCCTGTCAAACGTCACATGGACCACATGGTTACCATAGGAGCAGACCCTGGTCTAATTCAACCTAGAATGAACGCAATGACATCAGACGTTGTCAAATTATATGCTTATGCTGCAAGAGAGTATCTGGAAAAGTACCCAGAAGCCAATATTGATGACATGGTtaacatttcatataaaaatcataaacaaagTGTACATAATCCTAAAGCCAGTATTTCTAAAGAAATATCTCGTTCcgatataaaagataaaatgatGCTGTGTCATCCAATCACATTTTGGATGTCTGCTCCCGTTGCTGATGGTGGTGCATGCGTTATTGTTTGTAGCGAAGAATTTGTCATACGTCATGCTCTACAAAGAAAAGCAGTAGAAATCATCTCACAGCACTTAGTAACTGACTTGCCGTcatcatttgaaaaaagttacATTGATTTGTCAGGGTACCAGATGGCAAAAGAAGCAGCGAGGAGATGCTTTAAAGAATCAGGTCTCACTCCTGATAATGTAAATGTTGTTGAGGTTCATGACTGTTTCTCTTGTAATGAAATGTTAATGTATGAGGCTTTAGGGCTAGCCAAAGAAGGAACAGGATACCAGTTGATTAGAAATAGTGAATGGCGTAAAAATAAAGAAGGTGGAGAAATGTGTTATTTGAACAATAAATGGGTTGTTAACCCCTCAGGAGGACTGGAGTCAAAAGGTCATCCAATAGGTGCTACAG GTCTTGCTCAGTGTGCTGAATTAGTTTGGCAGTTGAGAGGTCAAGCTGGTAAACGACAAGTTGAAGATGCTAAAATTGGGTTACAACATAACTTTGGTATAGGTGGAGCTGCAGTAgttacattatataaaaaatatggcatCCAACAAGCAAAATTGTAG
- the LOC134726862 gene encoding transmembrane protein 69-like gives MQAVRQIVRHYNSSHVISQYRPLCCKRKGINIFENKLYTGKQCNSWKDLHSQNIIGAGHLNKLKTNFLTANDFQTCSLRSFHEDRETKAVTVWGSMKELKRSPVPALVLGASGLIPFVAAPGYMIFSSVFMPSICFAQMAYGATILSFLGGVRWGFSISEESVLRPGWISLGVSVVPSLVAWGGLMMPHPLSLFVVIGGLAGAGYYDMVSWAYPPWFKGLRFILTFVAILSLWTTFMCSYLLKSEFNDVNTTE, from the coding sequence ATGCAAGCTGTGAGACAGATTGTTAGACACTACAACAGTAGTCATGTTATCAGCCAATACAGACCACTCTGTTGTAAGAGAAAAGGCATAAACATTTTCGAAAATAAGTTATACACAGGCAAACAATGTAATTCATGGAAGGACTTGCATTCACAGAACATTATAGGTGCTGGACATCTAAACAAGTTAAAGACAAATTTTTTGACGGCAAATGATTTCCAGACATGTTCTTTACGATCTTTTCATGAAGACAGGGAAACAAAAGCAGTGACAGTATGGGGCAGCATGAAAGAATTAAAGCGTTCCCCAGTTCCAGCGTTAGTACTTGGAGCCTCTGGATTAATCCCTTTTGTAGCAGCTCCTGGGTATATGATCTTCAGTAGTGTGTTTATGCCAAGTATATGTTTTGCTCAAATGGCTTATGGAGCAACCATTTTGTCATTTCTTGGAGGAGTAAGATGGGGATTTTCAATATCGGAAGAAAGTGTATTGAGACCAGGCTGGATAAGTCTTGGTGTCAGTGTGGTGCCATCCTTAGTGGCATGGGGTGGACTTATGATGCCACATCCACTGTCATTGTTTGTTGTGATTGGAGGATTAGCAGGTGCTGGATATTATGACATGGTGTCTTGGGCTTATCCCCCTTGGTTCAAAGGATTACGTTTCATTCTAACATTTGTAGCAATTTTATCATTGTGGACTACTTTTATGTGTAGCTATTTATTGAAGAGTGAATTTAACGATGTGAATactacagaataa
- the LOC134724867 gene encoding uncharacterized protein K02A2.6-like, whose translation MLNYYNRFLANLSHLLKPLHVLLQKDTKWSWGKEQEKAFIESKQLLKSASVLVHFDPKKKSILSMVLRYILNGWPSKCPNEEIRPYYSRKNELSSQDGCILWGGRVIIPQPGREAMLNELHQGHPGITRMKSLARSYIWWPGMDNYLELTVVNCYSCQENRKLPAEAPLHPWEYPSHPWSRIHIDFAGPFMNKSFLIMVDAYSKWIDIHVMNSTTSEATIAKLEQTFATHGLCDLIISDNGAAFTSKEFADYVKSNGIEHRTSAPWHPASNGCAERAVQSFKEGMKKIKEGTVQEKLNRFLFNYRITPQTTTGLAPSELLMKRKLKSRLDLVFPNIEKRVQERQQKQKHYHDKKSVNRQINVGQGVFARNFAIGSKIKWIPGEVIKQSGPLSFHIKLEDGRVIRRHIDHIRVRNFECTNNENEEKYDNDSDLFEPEITIPISTPETEQPQVEKPLNITEQMEPRYPKRIRKEPSHLKDFVLK comes from the coding sequence ATGCTGAACTATTACAATAGATTCTTAGCGAATTTGTCTCACTTGTTGAAGCCGCTACATGTACTTCTACAGAAAGACACAAAATGGAGTTGGGGAAAAGAACAGGAAAAAGCGTTCATAGAGTCAAAACAGCTGTTGAAATCCGCATCAGTACTTGTACATTTCGATCcgaaaaagaaatcaatactATCTATGGTGCTTAGATACATTTTGAATGGATGGCCGTCAAAATGTCCAAATGAAGAAATAAGACCGTATTATAGTAGGAAAAATGAACTCAGTAGTCAGGACGGATGCATATTGTGGGGAGGAAGAGTAATTATACCACAACCAGGACGTGAAGCCATGTTAAATGAATTACACCAAGGACATCCAGGGATTACTAGAATGAAAAGTCTAGCAAGAAGCTACATATGGTGGCCGGGAATGGACAATTACTTGGAATTAACTGTAGTTAATTGTTACAGTTGTCAGGAAAACCGCAAGTTACCAGCAGAAGCACCGTTACATCCGTGGGAATATCCGAGCCATCCGTGGTCAAGAATACACATAGACTTTGCAGGACCATTCATGAACAAATCATTTCTAATTATGGTTGATGCGTATTCAAAATGGATAGACATACACGTAATGAATTCTACAACATCCGAAGCTACGATTGCAAAACTTGAACAAACGTTTGCAACACATGGATTATGTGATCTCATTATTAGTGATAATGGAGCCGCATTTACTAGCAAGGAATTCGCCGATTATGTGAAATCAAATGGAATTGAGCATCGTACTTCTGCGCCGTGGCATCCAGCTAGTAATGGTTGTGCTGAACGAGCAGTGCAGAGTTTCAAAGAAGGTATGAAGAAAATCAAAGAAGGAACTGTCCAAGAGAAGTTGAACCGTTTTCTTTTCAACTACCGTATAACGCCACAAACAACGACAGGATTGGCACCATCAGAATTGCTTATGAAAAGGAAACTCAAGTCGCGTCTAGATTTAGTTTTTCCAAATATCGAGAAGCGAGTTCAGGAgagacaacaaaaacaaaaacattatcaCGATAAGAAATCTGTGAACAGACAAATTAATGTAGGACAGGGAGTATTTGCCCGAAATTTCGCAATTGGTTCGAAGATTAAATGGATTCCGGGAGAAGTTATAAAACAATCAGGACCACtttcatttcatattaaatTGGAAGATGGACGTGTCATTCGGAGACATATTGACCACATCAGAGTACGGAACTTCGAATGcacaaacaatgaaaatgaagaaaaatatgaCAATGACAGTGATTTGTTTGAACCAGAAATAACTATACCGATAAGTACTCCTGAGACCGAACAACCGCAAGTAGAGAAACCGTTAAACATCACTGAACAAATGGAACCACGCTATCCGAAGAGGATAAGAAAAGAACCATCGCATTTAAAGgattttgtgttaaaataa